Proteins encoded within one genomic window of Festucalex cinctus isolate MCC-2025b chromosome 18, RoL_Fcin_1.0, whole genome shotgun sequence:
- the tspoap1 gene encoding peripheral-type benzodiazepine receptor-associated protein 1 isoform X2, producing the protein MYDLWTRPEPPEQTSPHVNMQCQPEIQTLEQTQEELRNSEDQRDEAQGVSDEAMPTSAKIPSMSLLGKRHHSLYENLNGFEAEGKQKNGADYRFLVRQNFELLRALDELKKTCSILREENCLLRKSSAPETEEKVRRLRRKNTELAVLAKRLEERARKLQEANLKMVSSPSLIRPGSVEHYKRAFARQRARDLAQHADALLCKDKEIAALQQNFRERDERLGTAKGVSIPSSRVEFEKLLRESQREVLRLQRQLAVTSTSQHQNHNPDPGGPENSETPAKVEALEDKVVGETPRVPLDESPSRYEKTPGGEEDSGLPLTPHPGLSPTPPHQENNSKEKHLHYLERELTKKRKECEILEHEAKKRQKKCLDLESQLEDEQGKNEKLKEEADLLRRKAQLLDRTRVENEELREELSKVTAQHNSVLEENQRLCAKLENLEQVLKHMREVAERRQQLELEHEQALAILKFKQDEIKRLQRAQLFAKREHEGVVQMLEELTQLVLRRELSTLDCMQSKVRDLEEKCRSQSEQFGLLSRELDKFRLQASKTDLAGAGLLNHPGLSVLSNGMGLSTERDCTDGSWDMESLSEIAFWSLEGGDTLSCPEDVAAALRIGTTPHAAGLSRVERSPVTKHRELPTISVSKSVSSSSKSETTNLTPKSETHLSPHKASPTHEVDTASEVEELDVDMAPAPYTASRGASKLQVFIARYSYSPYDGPNDNPEMELPLTAGEYIYVYGGMDDDGFYEGELVDGRRGLVPSNFVERVSDDDVMGTHPPETGDITHNSLLDSSLHSASHQHHLHTSVRASDRIEASPVSGPASASSNSALAVSAPLTNGLDLDLEEAGVDAVPYPRKLTLIKQLAKSIIISWDPPLVPAGWGNVWSYNVYVDQELRLNVPFGAQTKAVLERLDINLKAYRVSVQSLTEKGISDQLRCSMLIGRDVCVAPTQLRVDGVTATSANLSWLPSNSNYVHIVYLNEQECELVKAGCYSLCLNNLLPSLQYTVKVEARPHRTPWELPVERRERRSATINFSTLMAVSCSQSRNTGPPDAPLDVQLEHGPSPGIAIISWLPVTIDCAGTSNGVRVTGYTIYADKKKVLEVSSPTAGSALLGPSQIQSLQAAQQLTVRTMSAHGESCDSFPVNVPSKLAAIMAGPVATTSVVPPPACNPVGPANLASLLSLGNSAAKASTPPCPSPPEIRISGLTVEPAANCPHVPHSEVLVSSASFVQAWADPTSAPMAACEATLPVTSVVTPVINVTSPTSSAPQAPPVTATAQIPEVAPAATFEQHRDADSPGTIRPFPSITEFIEDPCAKLVTPERIPTPPKAPITDLLNPLDTLILRPPSTSPLDSEVEEEQENKRLVSIEEFLRQDQDPAYTRVQQSYGTGLVEPPGDYLADNSRSDLSDILEEEEEELYSDHIVDAPTRGYTVTASRLTKSEPSDSDEDVLERILKLPPQPSRSKQLFSIPEVTEEEDGGRKDHHIQIQSRPSHLHPRDTERLHHAPQCHHQPHVPPQHHHFNIDPRSLTKEPFTRQGPLQVKPKMQHRVHYSDAVDTVRYPGQKEVRLSEGAANRRGPVRCPPQSAPNKDRVLLRGLGDRLRREAMLRSQKAAAAAAHPGHGPTPPRPYPVSKTVRRVKSPVGRVMEIDVEYGTDDNEESDACASGEVVLEQMSAEWWIEGAEMEHRGASYRQGRKTESLEPSQLTSEAGASWRGDSELSSKSVALQSRQLKGCFESPKTKGDNTEFRIFVALFPYDPATMSPNPDAAEEELPFREGQIITVYGDKDSDGFYRGESGGRSGYVPCNMVSEIQVEDEETRAQLLQQGFLSSPASVEKIGTRTHAQLPRRPVPPPKPRRSKKVESATLWEESVDSSSQDASQAAAAAAANSPPGSRRMVAIFDYDPRESSPNTDIEAELTFSAGDIIHVIGDMDEDGFFYGDLNGQRGLVPSNFLQALPEDAPAEHVPAQPAPEHKKESQGSSSVELPDPRLSTSQDTLTPQTEPPYPRITEQSEPLPRLQMAATATSHPDPVPEPSPAHASPKAPHPADRPVLADCSAQGKKKKGFFSKGKKLFKRFGSSKKE; encoded by the exons AATGGTGCAGACTACAGGTTTCTGGTACGGCAGAACTTCGAACTCTTGAGGGCTTTGGACGAACTTAAGAAGACATGCAGCATACTGAGGGAGGAAAATTGCCTGTTG CGGAAGAGCAGTGCTCCAGAAACGGAGGAGAAGGTCAGGCGGCTGAGGAGGAAGAACACAGAGTTGGCAGTGCTCGCCAAAAGGCTGGAGGAGCGAGCACGCAAATTGCAGGAGGCTAACCTCAAAATG GTGAGTTCTCCATCACTGATAAGGCCCGGATCAGTGGAGCACTACAAGAGGGCATTTGCACGACAGCGAGCACGTGACCTGGCCCAGCACGCGGATGCGCTGCTGTGCAAGGACAAGGAGATCGCCGCACTGCAGCAGAACTTCAGGGAACGAGATGAACGACTGGGCACTGCTAAa GGTGTCTCCATCCCGTCAAGCAGAGTGGAGTTTGAGAAACTTCTCAGGGAGTCCCAGAGAGAAGTTCTCCGGCTTCAAAGGCAGCTGGCCGTCACCTCAACCTCACAGCACCAAAACCACAATCCTGATCCTGGTGGCCCTGAAAATAGCGAGACACCTGCTAAGGTGGAGGCTTTGGAAgataag GTTGTGGGAGAGACCCCGCGTGTGCCATTAGATGAATCTCCATCTAGGTATGAGAAGACACCCGGAGGGGAGGAGGACTCGGGGCTGCCATTGACGCCCCATCCGGGCCTCAGCCCGACTCCCCCCCATCAGGAGAACAATTCAAAGGAGAAGCATCTTCACTATCTG GAGCGTGAGCTGacaaagaagagaaaagaatGTGAAATTCTTGAGCATGAAGCAAAGAAGCGGCAGAAGAAATGCCTGGATTTG GAGAGCCAGCTTGAGGATGAGCAGGGCAAAAATGAGAAACTAAAGGAGGAGGCAGATCTCCTCAGAAGGAAGGCACAGCTGCTCGACCGG ACTCGAGTTGAGAATGAGGAGTTGAGGGAGGAACTCTCTAAAGTGACCGCTCAACACAATTCAGTTCTCGAGGAGAACCAGAGACTCTGTGCCAAACTGGAGAACCTAGAGCAGGTCCTAAAG CATATGCGAGAGGTCGCTGAGCGAAGGCAGCAGTTGGAATTGGAACATGAGCAGGCTCTGGCTATTCTTAAATTCAAGCAAGATGAAATTAAACGGCTACAACGG gctcaGTTATTTGCCAAGAGGGAGCATGAAGGCGTCGTTCAGATGTTGGAG gagTTGACTCAGCTTGTTTTGCGGAGGGAGCTG AGTACACTGGACTGCATGCAG TCCAAAGTGCGAGATCTGGAGGAGAAGTGTCGCAGCCAGAGTGAACAGTTTGGCTTGTTGTCCCGAGAGTTGGACAAGTTTCGCCTGCAGGCCTCGAAGACGGACCTCGCTGGCGCTGGCCTTCTTAACCACCCCGGCCTCTCTGTTCTGTCAAATGGAATGGGCCTGTCTACAGAGCGAG ACTGCACAGATGGCTCATGGGATATGGAGTCTCTGAGCGAAATAGCCTTCTGGAGTCTCGAGGGAGGTGACACTCTCTCCTGCCCTGAGG ATGTGGCTGCTGCACTACGCATCGGGACCACCCCCCACGCTGCTGGCCTGTCCAGGGTGGAGCGCTCGCCGGTCACCAAGCATCGAGAGCTTCCCACAATCAGTGTCAGCAAGTCAGTCTCATCCTCGAGCAAGTCTGAGACAACAAACCTCACCCCAAAGTCCGAGACCCACCTTAGTCCGCACAAAGCAAGCCCAACTCACGAG GTTGACACAGCCAGTGAGGTGGAGGAGCTGGACGTTGACATGGCCCCTGCACCTTACACTGCCAGCAGAGGAGCATCAAAGCTGCAGGTTTTTATTGCACGTTACAG CTATAGTCCTTACGATGGCCCCAATGATAACCCTGAAATGGAGTTACCACTCACTGCTGGAGAATACATCTATGTATACGGAGGCATGGATGATGATGGCTTCTATGAAG GCGAGTTGGTAGATGGAAGGAGAGGGCTGGTCCCCTCTAATTTTGTGGAACGCGTATCGGACGACGATGTCATGGGTACTCATCCGCCAGAGACTGGTGACATAACCCACAACTCTTTGCTAGACAGCAGTTTGCACAGTGCCAGCCACCAGCATCACCTCCACACAAGTGTCCGCGCCTCAGATAGGATAGAGGCCTCTCCTGTCTCTGGCCCCGCCTCAGCCTCTTCCAATTCGGCCTTGGCTGTCTCAGCCCCCCTCACCAATGGCCTGGACTTGGATTTGGAGGAGGCGGGAGTGGACGCTGTGCCTTACCCACGAAAGCTCACCCTCATCAAGCAGCTTGCCAAGAGCATCATCATCAGCTGGGACCCCCCGTTGGTGCCAGCTGGGTGGGGCAACGTGTGGAGTTATAACGTGTACGTGGACCAGGAGCTGCGGCTCAATGTGCCCTTCGGTGCCCAGACCAAAGCGGTGCTGGAAAGACTCGACATCAACCTCAAGGCCTACCGCGTATCTGTGCAAAGCCTGACAGAAAAGGGCATCTCAGACCAGCTGCGCTGCAGCATGCTCATTGGTCGGGACGTTTGTGTGGCTCCGACGCAGCTGCGTGTGGACGGGGTCACCGCCACCTCTGCCAACCTGTCTTGGCTGCCCAGCAATAGCAactatgtgcacattgtgtacTTGAATGAGCAGGAGTGTGAGCTGGTGAAGGCTGGCTGCTATTCGCTGTGCCTCAATAACCTTTTACCCAGCCTGCAATACACCGTCAAAGTGGAGGCACGGCCGCACCGCACGCCTTGGGAGTTACCTGTGGAGAGACGTGAACGCAGAAGTGCTACCATCAACTTCAGCACACTAATGGCAG TTTCATGCTCACAGTCTAGGAACACAG GCCCTCCTGATGCTCCATTGGATGTACAGTTGGAGCATGGTCCCTCACCAGGTATTGCCATTATCAGCTGGCTGCCGGTCACTATCGATTGTGCAGGAACCTCCAACGGAGTCCGTGTCACTGGGTACACCATTTATGCAGATAAGAAAAAG GTGCTGGAGGTGTCTTCTCCAACAGCCGGCAGTGCTCTGCTGGGGCCCTCCCAGATCCAGTCCCTACAGGCAGCTCAGCAGCTCACCGTTCGCACCATGTCTGCACATGGCGAGTCTTGCGACTCGTTTCCAGTCAATGTGCCCTCCAAGCTAGCTGCTATTATGGCCGGCCCAGTTGCAACCACCTCAGTAGTGCCACCCCCCGCCTGCAACCCCGTAGGACCCGCAAACCTGGCCTCTTTGCTTTCGTTGGGAAACTCTGCTGCCAAAGCCTCCACGCCGCCCTGCCCATCACCTCCAGAGATACGCATTTCTGGCCTCACAGTGGAACCTGCTGCCAACTGTCCTCATGTCCCACACTCGGAGGTCTTAGTGTCATCAGCCTCATTTGTACAGGCCTGGGCCGACCCCACATCTGCTCCCATGGCTGCGTGTGAGGCCACATTGCCCGTTACATCAGTCGTCACCCCAGTG ATTAATGTGACGTCACCCACTTCGTCAGCTCCTCAAGCGCCTCCTGTCACAGCAACTGCACAAATACCAGAGGTGGCCCCAGCGGCCACGTTTGAACAACACCGAGATGCAGATAGCCCTGGAACTATACGTCCTTTTCCATCCATTACGGAGTTTATTGAAGATCCCTGTGCCAAACTCGTAACGCCGGAGCGCATCCCCACACCGCCCAAAGCCCCAATCACAGACCTCCTTAACCCTTTGGACACATTAATCCTCCGACCCCCAAGTACTTCACCGCTGGACTCTGAGGTTGAAGAGGAGCAAGAGAACAAACGCTTGGTGTCAATTGAGGAGTTCTTGAGACAGGACCAGGACCCAGCGTACACAAGAGTGCAACAG AGCTATGGCACAGGGTTGGTTGAGCCTCCCGGTGATTACCTCGCTGACAACAGCCGCTCAGACCTGTCTGACATcctggaagaggaggaagaagaactttACTCTGACCACATTGTGGATGCGCCCACCAGGGGATACACAGTTACAGCTAGCAGG TTAACCAAATCAGAGCCTTCGGACAGTGATGAAGATGTTCTTGAGAGGATCCTCAAGTTACCCCCTCAGCCATCCCGCAGCAAGCAGCTATTTAGTATTCCCGAGGTGACCGAGGAGGAAGACGGTGGTAGGAAAGACCATCACATACAGATCCAATCGAGGCCCAGCCACCTTCACCCCAGAGACACGGAACGCCTTCATCATGCTCCCCAGTGTCACCACCAACCACACGTTCCCCCTCAGCACCACCATTTCAACATCGATCCCAGATCCCTCACCAAAGAGCCTTTCACGAGGCAAGGACCCTTACAAGTCAAGCCCAAGATGCAGCACAGAGTCCACTATTCAGATGCAGTCGACACTGTCCGTTATCCTGGACAAAAAGAAGTGCGTTTAAGTGAAGGCGCAGCCAACAGGCGAGGTCCTGTCCGCTGCCCTCCACAGTCTGCCCCCAACAAAGACAGAGTACTACTCAGAGGGTTAGGGGATCGCCTTAGGAGGGAGGCCATGCTCAGGAGTCAGAAGGCTGCAGCGGCAGCAGCTCACCCAGGCCATGGCCCTACCCCGCCAAGACCCTACCCAGTTAGCAAAACCGTACGGAGAGTGAAGTCACCGGTCGGTCGTGTGATGGAAATTGATGTGGAGTATGGGACGGATGACAATGAGGAGTCGGATGCGTGCGCTTCGGGGGAGGTGGTGCTGGAACAGATGAGCGCCGAGTGGTGGATCGAAGGTGCTGAAATGGAGCACAGAGGAGCGTCCTACCGACAAGGGAGAAAGACCGAGTCCTTG GAGCCCAGTCAACTAACATCTGAGGCAGGTGCATCATGGAGAGGAGACTCTGAGCTATCCTCCAAATCGGTTGCTTTGCAAAGCAGGCAGCTCAAAG GTTGTTTTGAATCACCAAAGACAAAAGGAGACAACACTGAATTCCGCATCTTCGTGGCCCTCTTCCCTTATGACCCTGCCACCATGTCACCCAACCCGGACGCTGCTGAGGAGGAGCTGCCCTTTCGAGAGGGACAAATTATCACA GTTTACGGTGATAAAGATTCAGATGGGTTCTACAGAGGGGAGTCTGGTGGTCGTTCGGGCTATGTGCCTTGCAACATGGTGTCTGAGATCCAGGTGGAAGATGAAGAAACCCGGGCGCAACTTCTGCAGCAGGGATTCTTATCATCCCCAGCGTCCGTAGAGAAGATCG GCACTCGCACACATGCACAGCTTCCACGTCGCCCCGTTCCACCACCGAAACCGAGACGATCCAAGAAAG TGGAGTCGGCAACACTCTGGGAGGAGAGTGTAGACTCCTCCAGTCAAG ATGCAAGCCAGGcagctgctgcagctgctgcaAACTCCCCCCCAGGTTCTCGCCGGATGGTGGCCATCTTTGATTACGATCCACGAGAGAGTTCCCCGAACACCGATATCGAG gcCGAGTTGACCTTCAGCGCTGGAGACATCATCCATGTAATTGGCGACATGGATGAAGATGGCTTCTTCTAT GGTGACTTGAATGGACAACGAGGTTTGGTGCCCTCCAACTTCCTGCAGGCTTTACCAGAAGATGCTCCAGCCGAACATGTTCCTGCTCAACCTGCGCCAGAACACAAAAAAGAATCACAG GGAAGCTCCTCTGTCGAGCTGCCGGATCCCAGACTCTCAACAAGCCAAGATACGTTGACCCCCCAAACGGAACCTCCTTACCCCCGCATAACAGAACAATCAGAACCACTACCCCGTCTGCAAATGGCCGCAACCGCCACATCACACCCGGACCCGGTCCCAGAGCCCTCTCCAGCGCACGCCTCTCCTAAAGCTCCCCACCCGGCAGACAGGCCAGTGCTGGCCGACTGCTCTGCGCAAGGCAAGAAGAAGAAAGGCTTCTTCTCCAAAGGCAAGAAACTGTTCAAACGGTTTGGATCAAGTAAGAAAGAATGA